A DNA window from Sulfitobacter sp. BSw21498 contains the following coding sequences:
- a CDS encoding sensor histidine kinase: MASKDASSHERGLAHVQEQFIAILAHDLRNPINALSSGCRLIERRNIDAETVELVGLMRASVNRMGLLVENLLDQARKRSGGGIVIERHLSEDLGPALHQICAELRTVTPDQPIEMTVELPYPVSCDVACMSQLFSNLLGNAVTHGTSGKPIKAAARLVDNDFILTVANSGDRIPEELLPTIFMPFERTRNRFSREGTRRDANSNFGR, translated from the coding sequence TTGGCGAGCAAAGATGCCTCGTCGCACGAGCGCGGTCTGGCTCACGTCCAAGAGCAGTTCATAGCTATCTTGGCGCATGATTTGCGCAATCCGATAAATGCACTGTCGTCTGGCTGTAGGTTGATAGAGCGGCGAAATATTGATGCCGAGACGGTTGAGCTCGTAGGTTTGATGCGCGCTTCGGTTAATCGTATGGGGCTCTTAGTCGAGAACCTTCTGGATCAGGCCCGCAAACGCAGTGGTGGCGGAATCGTTATCGAGCGGCACCTATCCGAAGATTTGGGCCCAGCTTTACATCAGATCTGCGCCGAGCTTCGGACCGTGACGCCAGATCAGCCGATTGAGATGACCGTCGAGTTGCCATACCCTGTGTCTTGCGACGTCGCGTGCATGTCACAGTTGTTTTCGAACCTGCTGGGAAACGCAGTCACCCACGGCACTTCAGGAAAACCTATCAAGGCCGCAGCGCGGCTTGTAGATAATGACTTCATTCTGACTGTTGCTAACAGCGGGGACCGCATTCCCGAAGAACTGCTTCCGACGATATTCATGCCATTCGAACGCACAAGAAACCGTTTCAGTCGCGAAGGGACACGGCGGGACGCTAACAGTAACTTCGGACGATGA
- a CDS encoding nitrilase-related carbon-nitrogen hydrolase, which produces MEHVSIDLWASNLEPVVPDLAAWLAELEARVAQTAARGGHMLVLPEFACAQWLSFAPVDLPTESTMGWLYECGEIALDAIADMSARYGISILAGTIPFAAGLQEGTPTYLNRAWLLTPEGARHAQDKLSLTPLEAQGAGGVTVHGETINVIEWNGLRIAMIICLDSEFTHLWSRLGQLDLDLIIIPAKTDMITGYNRVFSCARARAIELQTVVCVLGAVGVPFGQPLTDTGVGGASVFLPCDVGVALDGIHVTLAPQTAAMMTDRILIATDIPVGACRRVRNGHAEAEVCPAIWNADHLSVVDPASQ; this is translated from the coding sequence ATGGAACACGTTTCGATCGACCTCTGGGCGTCAAATCTTGAACCCGTTGTCCCTGACCTTGCGGCATGGCTTGCTGAGCTTGAGGCGCGCGTCGCACAGACCGCTGCACGCGGCGGCCACATGCTTGTTCTTCCAGAATTTGCATGTGCGCAATGGTTAAGCTTTGCACCTGTGGATCTACCAACCGAAAGCACGATGGGGTGGTTGTATGAATGTGGCGAAATCGCATTGGATGCCATTGCTGATATGTCGGCGCGATACGGTATTTCGATCCTCGCTGGAACGATACCTTTTGCTGCAGGGCTTCAGGAAGGCACGCCAACATATCTAAACCGTGCATGGTTACTGACGCCCGAAGGCGCGCGCCACGCGCAGGATAAGCTAAGCCTAACGCCACTTGAAGCGCAGGGAGCAGGCGGCGTTACCGTTCATGGTGAAACGATTAACGTGATTGAGTGGAATGGTCTGCGCATCGCAATGATCATTTGTCTGGATAGTGAATTCACCCACCTCTGGTCACGGCTTGGGCAGCTCGATCTTGATCTGATCATTATTCCGGCCAAAACGGATATGATCACAGGCTATAACAGGGTCTTTAGTTGCGCTCGTGCACGGGCGATTGAGCTTCAGACTGTTGTTTGCGTTCTTGGCGCAGTTGGTGTGCCATTTGGACAGCCCCTGACGGATACAGGCGTGGGTGGTGCCAGCGTCTTTCTGCCGTGCGATGTCGGTGTCGCGCTTGATGGTATTCACGTCACTCTTGCACCGCAGACGGCCGCGATGATGACAGATCGCATTCTGATTGCGACTGATATTCCAGTGGGTGCGTGCCGGAGAGTGCGTAACGGTCATGCCGAGGCCGAAGTTTGTCCGGCAATATGGAACGCTGATCATCTGTCCGTCGTTGACCCGGCCTCTCAATAA
- a CDS encoding GAF domain-containing protein: MNAPSNAHDFLQDIDAIGRSAVIPTLLETIVPAIGMGFAAVARVIEARWITCSALDNISFGLTAGDELVVETTLCHEVRQFDQEIVIDDVNNDPTYAAHHCPARYGFRSYISVPIRRANGSFFGTHCAIDPNPFRVKDEQVLAMFRLFAKMI; the protein is encoded by the coding sequence ATGAATGCCCCATCCAACGCTCACGATTTCCTGCAAGATATTGACGCGATCGGTCGCAGCGCGGTCATTCCAACACTACTTGAAACGATAGTGCCCGCGATCGGTATGGGCTTTGCAGCTGTAGCGCGCGTAATCGAAGCGCGCTGGATCACATGCAGCGCTCTCGACAATATATCGTTCGGTCTAACGGCAGGCGATGAGCTCGTGGTGGAAACCACACTGTGTCACGAGGTCAGGCAATTCGATCAGGAGATTGTGATCGATGACGTGAACAACGATCCCACCTACGCCGCGCATCACTGCCCCGCCCGTTATGGTTTCCGTAGCTATATCTCCGTGCCGATCCGACGCGCGAACGGGTCATTCTTCGGCACACATTGCGCCATCGACCCCAACCCTTTCCGCGTTAAGGATGAACAGGTTTTGGCTATGTTTCGACTGTTTGCCAAGATGATATGA